The following proteins come from a genomic window of Brevibacillus antibioticus:
- a CDS encoding FixH family protein: protein MKRTMILLLSMLMLLLAACGKENEQQVFQPGAPVEAAFTLEPKELVAGDTVTFSVKVTQEGQPVDDAKEVKFEWWKDGQEKHETIPASLQGDGVYTAQQTINEPGSYFVYYHVTARDFHNMQKTPFTVNSKTGATPSAPQADAGQSHDHGAAGHANADTIDYHFSPADNIQVATPAALTVHLMKDNKAFDKATVKFEFWRGNDEKHSFVDATETATGQYAGNAQFPTAGDYTVKIHVEKGDTHDHKDFSLSIK, encoded by the coding sequence AAACGTACGATGATTCTGCTCTTATCCATGCTTATGCTCCTTTTAGCCGCTTGTGGAAAAGAGAACGAGCAACAAGTTTTTCAACCCGGAGCCCCCGTTGAGGCTGCCTTTACATTGGAACCAAAGGAGCTTGTAGCGGGCGACACAGTTACCTTCTCCGTTAAAGTCACACAAGAAGGCCAACCCGTGGATGATGCCAAGGAAGTGAAGTTCGAATGGTGGAAAGATGGGCAAGAAAAGCATGAAACGATCCCGGCTTCGCTACAAGGAGACGGTGTTTACACGGCCCAACAAACCATTAATGAGCCTGGTTCTTATTTTGTCTACTACCATGTAACGGCACGAGATTTCCACAATATGCAGAAGACACCGTTTACCGTAAACAGCAAGACCGGAGCGACGCCATCCGCACCTCAAGCTGACGCAGGTCAGTCACACGATCATGGGGCGGCAGGTCACGCGAATGCTGATACAATTGATTATCATTTCTCTCCCGCTGACAATATTCAGGTAGCAACCCCAGCGGCTCTCACTGTTCATTTGATGAAAGACAACAAAGCGTTTGACAAAGCGACAGTCAAATTCGAATTCTGGCGGGGAAATGACGAGAAGCATAGCTTCGTCGATGCAACGGAAACCGCAACAGGCCAGTACGCAGGCAACGCTCAGTTCCCTACTGCCGGAGATTACACAGTGAAGATCCATGTGGAAAAAGGGGACACACATGATCACAAGGATTTCTCACTTTCAATAAAATAG